The following nucleotide sequence is from Cellvibrio sp. PSBB006.
CTTTTCGGGAAACATAAAGAAAACTAAATTAATCGATTATCCATTAGCCCCAGATATGGCGTTTAATTTAGAAAGCTCCACTTCAATTCGAGTTACCACGGTTCATAAAGTTAAAGGCGAAAGCCTTGATGGTGTTTTATATATTGCGAAGAAAGACCAAATACATGCACTGCTTGATGGTGTTTCGACAGAGCTTGGGCGAATTGGCTATGTAGCAGTAACCAGAGCGAAAGATTTATTTGTACTGGCGGTGCCAAAGATAATAATTAAAGAGCTTTCCCCTAGATTAGATTCTATTGGATTTAAAAAATGGAACGAATAATACTTTATGTGTATTTAAAGCAGGGATTCCGTTTTAGTTTAATAATAGGAAAAGCTTCTTCTTATAAATTTCATTATTCGATATGTCAACACTGCTGTATCGCGTTGAAAATTTAGTTAACGTCCTCAGTTGGCCGTTTAATGTTATTAGCGTTACATCGAATTGAATGTGGAATAGCTGAAACTTAATCATAAATTAAAGTGCTAAATTGTATTAAATAAAGATGGGTTTTAGGAATGACGATCGATTATGAAATCAACGAACTAATAGATGATCGCTTTAAAATCACTGGACTGTGTAGTGATAGTGGAGGTATGGGGCGTGTGCTACTTGTGAGAGATAGTACAAGGGAGCTTCCAGGACAACTAGCCTTGAAGTACTGCCGAGAGGAAGATGAAGAGTATATCAAGAGATTTCGTAGAGAAGTTCGCCTCCTCAAACGATTTTATGGAAATTCAAAAGTCGTCGAAGTGTTATACAGCAATACACAACATGAACCGCCGTATTTCGTTATGAAGTTTTATGAAAATGGGGATCTTACAACACGTATTGACGATATACAGGCAGACGTTGAAGAGCAAGAGAATTTCTTCAATATGATGATTGATTGCATTTCAGAACTTCACTCAAATGAGGTGTTGCATAGAGATATTAAACCTCAAAATTTTCTTTTGGATGGAGATACGTTGGTCGTTTCTGATTTTGGCCTTGGAATTGAACCCGATTCAACCTCCAGATTTACAAGCAGCTCAATGTTTTGGGGATCACAAGGCTATCTACCGCCTGAATTTCAGAATGGTGGATTTAAATATGCTGATGAAGCTAGCGATATATTTATGCTTGGAAAAAGCTTTTACGTTTTAGTCACCAAGCAAAATCCAGCATACTTGATGGAGAATGAAGTTCATCCGGCTCTCTTTCACGTTATTGAGCGAGCCTGTGAGTTAAGTAAGGAGAAACGATATCAATCGCTAGCCGATCTTAGACAGGCTTTAACTATGGCCTATGATGTTATCCGTGGCCGTGGGGGCCCTTTAGGTGAGGTGAGCCAGCTTATGGCCACGATTAATGATCGGCTCAAAAACGAAGCAAAGTATAAATCTTCTCAAGTAGTAGAATTTATTGACAAGCTAGGCCTTGTGGATGAACAGGATCAGATACGAATTTGTATCGAAATAAAAGTTCCATTCATATCAATTTTAACTCAAGACAAACTTAGATCACAGTTAGATGGGTTTCTTAAGATCTATAAGACGATGGTTGAGAGTGAGCAATATGGATGGTCATTTGCAGAAAAAATAGCAGACAACATGCAGACAATATTTAAAAACAAAGATGTATTATCGAAAACTCGTGCACGAGCTTTCGAGTTGGCTGTTGACAGTGCGTATCGTATGAATAGGTTTGCAGCAATGGAGACATGCATCTCTATGGTAAAGTCAGTAAGTGATGATTCGTTAGGAATTCACGTTGCTGGAGTCATACAAAGGAATCAACACTCATTTTTAACTGAAATCGAACCTTCGCAATGTAAATGCGAAAGTATTAGAGCGGTACTTAAGTCAATTAATGCAAAAAGGACTTAACAGAATGCACTTTTTTGGAGCACAAAACTCTACCAAACTTTCTTCTCAGATTTTATTGTCACCCTACTATAGCTTTGCTGGACAGGGGATTCCAAGGTCCGCTATTGGCCGAAAGCTGAACTAAAGATCACTCCCGCATCGGGCTGAGCTATTAAAGCCGTTATAGAGAGA
It contains:
- a CDS encoding serine/threonine-protein kinase, whose product is MTIDYEINELIDDRFKITGLCSDSGGMGRVLLVRDSTRELPGQLALKYCREEDEEYIKRFRREVRLLKRFYGNSKVVEVLYSNTQHEPPYFVMKFYENGDLTTRIDDIQADVEEQENFFNMMIDCISELHSNEVLHRDIKPQNFLLDGDTLVVSDFGLGIEPDSTSRFTSSSMFWGSQGYLPPEFQNGGFKYADEASDIFMLGKSFYVLVTKQNPAYLMENEVHPALFHVIERACELSKEKRYQSLADLRQALTMAYDVIRGRGGPLGEVSQLMATINDRLKNEAKYKSSQVVEFIDKLGLVDEQDQIRICIEIKVPFISILTQDKLRSQLDGFLKIYKTMVESEQYGWSFAEKIADNMQTIFKNKDVLSKTRARAFELAVDSAYRMNRFAAMETCISMVKSVSDDSLGIHVAGVIQRNQHSFLTEIEPSQCKCESIRAVLKSINAKRT